ATCGCGAGTTGGCTTTGATAATGGGCATGCGGCCGATTCTCAAGAAAGCGCAATGGGACGGGCAGGAATTCAACCAAGGCGGCTTTGATATTATCCCGATCACAACCGCGCCCTATCAAATCGGCGATTTTGACGCTGGAAAATACGTCACCTTGGTCCGTAACCCCGATTACTGGGGCAAGGATCTGCCGTTTATGAAGGGCAAAGCCAACCTTGATGAAATCCGCATGGAGTTTTACCTTGATGGTTCGGTAATGTTTGAGGCTTTCAAAGCCGGTTTGCTAACGAGTTTCCGCGAAGGCAATTCCGCCAAATGGGACACCCAATATGGCTTTGACGCGGTCACCCGTGGCGACATCACCAAATCCGAAATTCCACACCAACGGCCCACAGGGATCGAGGGCTTTGTGATGAACACCCGCAATCCCTTGTTTGAGGATTGGCGCGTGCGCGAGGCCTTGATTTCGCTTTATAATTTCGAGGCGATCAACGACACAATCACGGGCGGCGCTTTACCGCGCATCACTTCGTATTTCTCGAACTCGCCTTTGGGCATGCTTGCAGGCCCCGCAGAAGGGCGCGTTGCCGAATTGCTCGCGCCTTTTGCCGACACCCTCAAACCCGGAACGTTGGAGGGCTATACCCTGCCCGTTTCCGACGGCACGCTCACCAATCGCAAAGGCATTCGTCGTGCCGTGGCCCTGTTTAAAGAGGCGGGTTGGGAGATCAAAGACCATGTGATGCAAAACGCCGAAGGCACCCCCTTTGCGTTTGAAATCCTTGTGAATACAGGCGCGGACGAGAACCTTCGCATGGGCAATATGTTCGTTGAGTCCCTTGTTCCACTGGGGATTGACGCCACGCTTACCCGCATAGACTCACCGCAACTTAAGGAACGCACACAGGTCTATGATTTTGAAATGGCCTATTACCAAGTTGGCCTGTCGCTCTCTCCTGGTAACGAGCAAATGCTGTATTGGGGCCACGAAGGCATTGAAAATCCCGGCACCCGCAACTGGATGGGGATGAATGAGCCCGCCGCCGAAGCGATGATTGATGTGATGCTCACCGCCGAGTCTCAGGATGAGTTTCAAGCCGCCGTGCGCGCCTTGGATCGCGTGTTGATTTCTGGCCGCTATGTCATTCCATTTGCGTATTCTAACATCGCACGTATTGCCCATGACAGCAGCCTCAAGTATCCAGAGCATGTGCCAATCTATGGCGACTGGATTATGTATCACCCGGATGTGTGGTGGTCAGAGGAGACAAAATGACAAAGTTCCTATTTATCATCGCGGCCTGTGCAAGTTTGGCCGCCTGCGCAACGGTTGACGGCGTCGGCCAAGATATCTCTACGGGTGCGCGCAAAGTCAGCAACCTGTAAACGTCTAGAGATGAACGACAAGAGGCGGCCTTCGGGCGGCCTTTTTTGTTGTGCGCAAGGTTAGGTGAGCGAGGTGACCCAAAGGATGGCGGCGTCCTCCGGCGAGACCGAAATTACATTATGGCCCATTGTTCCGTCGTAATACGCACTGTCTCCGCGACGTAATTCAACAGGTTCGTAAAACTCGGTATAGAGCTTCACCACCCCCGTAATCACATAGAGAAACTCCTCGCCATCATGGCGCACCCAGCCGTCAAATTCCTCGATACTGCGGGCGCGGATTTGGGCCCGATAGGGCAGCATTTTCTTCTGGGTCAGGGTCCCCGCGAGCAGTTCATGCTCATAAGTAGCGGTCAAATGCGCCTCGCCACTGCCCGCTTTTGTTACCGCCATCCGCCCGTTCACTTGCGCCTTTGAAGGGGCGGTAAACAGTTGCGGCACCGAAATCTCCAAACCTTCTGCCAGTTTTTTGAGCGCCTCATAGGTTGGCGACATTTGCCCGTTTTCGATTTTCGAAAGGGTTGAACGCGCAAGGCCCGCCTGTTTGGCCGCCTGTTCCAACGTCCAGTTGCGAGATTTGCGCAACTCGCGCACTCTATTACCAAGGTTGAGCGGCTCGCCGAGCGCTTCTTCGCCATTTTCGCGGGCAATCCGCACGATGCTTGTTTGGTTTGGGTCCATAACCACCTATTATACGGGCCAATCCGCACGCGCAAGCCATCGCCATAACCGCCGACTTCTGTGGATATTTGCACAAACCCTGTGCAACCGTGCAATTTTCGAACTCAACGGTTTACTTTGGGGCACCCTCTGGTACTTTGCGCCGAGATATTTTTGGCCAAAACCCCGTTTTGCGCCGTTTGAAACCCCACAAATCCGATCCTAGGGAGGCCACATGGTCCGTCTTGATATTATTTCCGACCCTATTTGTCCTTGGTGCTATGTCGGCAAAGCTAACCTCGACCGCGCGTTAACTGAAAACCCAAATCATCCGTTCTCCATCGAATGGCATCCATATCAGCTCAATCCGGATATGCCGCTTGAGGGCATGGATCGGCGTGCGTATCTAGAGGGTAAATTCGGCGGTAAAGAAGGCGCGGTGACGGCCTATGCGCCGCTTGTAAAAGCCGCCGAAGCGGCTGGCTTGACGCTCAATCTTGAGGGCATCAAAACGACACCCAATACCATCAACGCGCACCGTCTTATTCACTGGGCTGGTCTTGAAGATCGTCAAATCGTAGTGGTTTCCGCGCTTTTCAAAGCGTATTTCGTTGAGGGCCGCAATATTGGCGACACGGATGTCCTCGCGGATATCGCGGATTCCGTTGGCATGGATGCTGCCGTTGTGCGCCGTTTGTTAGAAGGTGATCAAGACATCCAAGACATCCAAGACCGCGACAAACACAGCCGCGAAATGGGCGTCACCGGCGTGCCTTGCTTTATTGTAGCAGGGCAACACGCCGTTCCCGGAGCGCAACCGCCAGAAGTCTGGGCCAAGGTCATCGCCGACATCAACGCACAGTCCGCCCAAGAGGCCAAAGACTAGTATTTTCAGCTTCTCGCGCACGCCAGCGCGGAAAGCATTCCTATTAAATTAGCTCCCTGCTGATTACCCCTTCAGAAAGCACACACCATGGCTTCCAAACGCCTTGCCCTCCCTGAATTTGTTTCCCTTGTGGCCATGCTCTTTGCCATGATCGCGTTTTCGATTGACGCCATGCTGCCTGGCCTGCCGATGATGGGGCTCGAATTGACCCCAGATGCGCCAAATCGGATCATGCTGGTCGTCCTTGTTTTTGTACTGGGCATGGGCAGCGGAACGTTTTTCGCAGGCGCGCTCTCGGATGCGTTTGGCCGTAAAACGGTGATCTTGCTTGGGGTCGGAATTTACCTTCTTGGTGCGTTGATTTCCTATTGGTCGCAGTCCTTGGAAGTGCTCCTCGCGGCGCGTTTTCTGCAAGGTGTTGGTGCCTCTGGACCACGGATCGCCGCCCTCGCCATGGTGCGGGACCTATATCAAGGCTCCATGATGGCGCGCGTGATGTCGATTGCGATGACGATTTTCATGATCGTCCCGGCGATTGCACCGATGATCGGTCAAGCGATCATTTTCACCTTTGGCTGGCGCGCTGTTTTCGCCGCTTTTGCCCTTGTTTCCTTCGTCGGAGGAATGTGGCTTTTGCTGCGTCAGGCAGAGACCCTCGCGCCGGAAAATATTCGGCCTTTGTCGCTAAAATCCTATTTTTCGGCGGTTGTGGAACTTTGCAAAAACCGCATCGTTATGATCTCAATGTTTGTCCAAACCCTTGTGATCACGTTCCTTTTCTCAACGATTTCCTCCATCCAGCCAACCTTTGAAATGGCCTATGGTCGGGGCGAGAGCTTCCCCTATTATTTCGCCGGTATCGCAGTGATTGCGGGGATATCGAACGTCGTTAATGCGAAATTGGTGGTCCGTTTGGGGATGCGTAAACTGATCACCTCGGCCCTTACGTGCCACGTCATCATGATGAGTATTTTCCTCGCCATGATCGTGTTTTTTGCCATGCCGTTTTGGATGTATCTTGGGCTGGTCACCGTCAATTTTCTCGTGCTCGGATTTTGCATGGGGAACCTGACAGCCCTCGCGCTTG
This Falsihalocynthiibacter arcticus DNA region includes the following protein-coding sequences:
- a CDS encoding MFS transporter, with amino-acid sequence MASKRLALPEFVSLVAMLFAMIAFSIDAMLPGLPMMGLELTPDAPNRIMLVVLVFVLGMGSGTFFAGALSDAFGRKTVILLGVGIYLLGALISYWSQSLEVLLAARFLQGVGASGPRIAALAMVRDLYQGSMMARVMSIAMTIFMIVPAIAPMIGQAIIFTFGWRAVFAAFALVSFVGGMWLLLRQAETLAPENIRPLSLKSYFSAVVELCKNRIVMISMFVQTLVITFLFSTISSIQPTFEMAYGRGESFPYYFAGIAVIAGISNVVNAKLVVRLGMRKLITSALTCHVIMMSIFLAMIVFFAMPFWMYLGLVTVNFLVLGFCMGNLTALALEPMGHIAGMASSITAGISTVLGVMLAIPITQNFDGTAFALTIGSFLCGLGSLGLMIYLGPRPPVEA
- a CDS encoding DsbA family oxidoreductase, translating into MVRLDIISDPICPWCYVGKANLDRALTENPNHPFSIEWHPYQLNPDMPLEGMDRRAYLEGKFGGKEGAVTAYAPLVKAAEAAGLTLNLEGIKTTPNTINAHRLIHWAGLEDRQIVVVSALFKAYFVEGRNIGDTDVLADIADSVGMDAAVVRRLLEGDQDIQDIQDRDKHSREMGVTGVPCFIVAGQHAVPGAQPPEVWAKVIADINAQSAQEAKD
- a CDS encoding helix-turn-helix domain-containing protein, whose protein sequence is MDPNQTSIVRIARENGEEALGEPLNLGNRVRELRKSRNWTLEQAAKQAGLARSTLSKIENGQMSPTYEALKKLAEGLEISVPQLFTAPSKAQVNGRMAVTKAGSGEAHLTATYEHELLAGTLTQKKMLPYRAQIRARSIEEFDGWVRHDGEEFLYVITGVVKLYTEFYEPVELRRGDSAYYDGTMGHNVISVSPEDAAILWVTSLT
- a CDS encoding extracellular solute-binding protein gives rise to the protein MKPDIFQITRQSICALGIVLAAGVAHAEPKHGLSMYGEPALPHDFVSLPYVNPDAPKGGRIVLGESGSFTSLNPHMQKSQVPWMLRFYGYESLMGRSYDEPFTLYGLLAESVETSPDRDWVEFTLRPEAKFADGTPVTVEDVIWSYETLGTIGHPRYLGAWSKVDKIEATGERTVRLTFNIDDRELALIMGMRPILKKAQWDGQEFNQGGFDIIPITTAPYQIGDFDAGKYVTLVRNPDYWGKDLPFMKGKANLDEIRMEFYLDGSVMFEAFKAGLLTSFREGNSAKWDTQYGFDAVTRGDITKSEIPHQRPTGIEGFVMNTRNPLFEDWRVREALISLYNFEAINDTITGGALPRITSYFSNSPLGMLAGPAEGRVAELLAPFADTLKPGTLEGYTLPVSDGTLTNRKGIRRAVALFKEAGWEIKDHVMQNAEGTPFAFEILVNTGADENLRMGNMFVESLVPLGIDATLTRIDSPQLKERTQVYDFEMAYYQVGLSLSPGNEQMLYWGHEGIENPGTRNWMGMNEPAAEAMIDVMLTAESQDEFQAAVRALDRVLISGRYVIPFAYSNIARIAHDSSLKYPEHVPIYGDWIMYHPDVWWSEETK